From one Trifolium pratense cultivar HEN17-A07 linkage group LG1, ARS_RC_1.1, whole genome shotgun sequence genomic stretch:
- the LOC123914269 gene encoding protein TIFY 4B-like isoform X1: MNGGTTLTSVRSILDKPLNQLTEDDISQLTREDCRRFLKDKGMRRPSWNKSQAIQQVISLKALLEPTADDLPAPVGVSSAIHHHHHHHPQPPQRNLNEAPAKGADPDDTGFHAVEDLKKSTTSTAAEKATETNDANVVKLSGGCAASGSFGQMTIFYCGKVNVYDGVSPDKAQSIMQLAACPSSFPQDNLLNKNAAVWASPCNIPIDKDVLFPNDTAILQVAQTDKMVEYPLQYREKGIVARDADVEGQASRLVSLQRYREKRKDRGRSKGNKLTGITSSNFEMYLNLPAKLHASNGNSSRSSTDSPPQPRLPLVSGGSAENQPKVTLPIDLNDKDVQEC, translated from the exons ATGAACGGCGGAACCACCCTCACCTCCGTCCGATCCATCCTCGACAAACCCCTTAACCAGCTCACCGAAGATGACATTTCTCAACTCACTCGTGAAGACTGTCGCAGATTCCTCAAAGATAAAG GGATGCGCAGGCCTTCCTGGAACAAATCTCAGGCGATCCAGCAAGTCATTTCTCTCAAAGCACTTCTAGAACCTACCGCCGATGATCTCCCTGCTCCCGTCGGCGTCTCCTCCGCCATtcaccaccatcatcaccaCCACCCTCAACCTCCTCAG AGGAATTTGAATGAAGCTCCGGCGAAGGGTGCCGATCCCGATGATACCGGTTTTCATGCTGTGGAGGATCTTAAGAAATCCACCACTTCAACTGCTGCGGAAAAAGCTACTGAAACGAATGATGCCAATGTTGTTAAACTCTCCGG GGGGTGCGCAGCTAGTGGGTCATTTGGGCAAATGACAATTTTCTACTGTGGTAAAGTGAATGTCTATGATGGAGTCTCACCGGATAAG GCACAATCAATCATGCAGCTTGCTGCATGTCCATCCTCGTTTCCtcaggataatcttttaaataaaaatgcaGCAGTTTGGGCTTCTCCTTGCAACATACCGATTGATAAGGATGTCCTCTTTCCCAATGACACAGCAATCCTTCAGGTTGCTCAAACAG ATAAGATGGTGGAATATCCTCTGCAATACAGGGAGAAAGGGATCGTAGCTCGTGATGCTG aTGTAGAGGGTCAGGCAAGCAGATTAGTGTCGCTGCAGCGATATCGTGAAAAGCGAAAGGACAG GGGAAGATCCAAGGGCAACAAACTGACTGGCATAACTTCATCTAACTTTGAGATGTATTTGAACCTTCCAGCGAAGCTCCATGCCTCAAATGGTAATTCAAGTCGTAGTAGCACTGACTCTCCACCACAGCCTAGACTGCCTCTAGTTTCCGGTGGCTCAGCTGAAAACCAGCCAAAAGTTACCCTTCCCATTGATTTGAATGATAAAG ATGTTCAAGAATGCTAA
- the LOC123914269 gene encoding protein TIFY 4A-like isoform X2: MNGGTTLTSVRSILDKPLNQLTEDDISQLTREDCRRFLKDKGMRRPSWNKSQAIQQVISLKALLEPTADDLPAPVGVSSAIHHHHHHHPQPPQRNLNEAPAKGADPDDTGFHAVEDLKKSTTSTAAEKATETNDANVVKLSGGCAASGSFGQMTIFYCGKVNVYDGVSPDKAQSIMQLAACPSSFPQDNLLNKNAAVWASPCNIPIDKDVLFPNDTAILQVAQTDKMVEYPLQYREKGIVARDAEGQASRLVSLQRYREKRKDRGRSKGNKLTGITSSNFEMYLNLPAKLHASNGNSSRSSTDSPPQPRLPLVSGGSAENQPKVTLPIDLNDKDVQEC, translated from the exons ATGAACGGCGGAACCACCCTCACCTCCGTCCGATCCATCCTCGACAAACCCCTTAACCAGCTCACCGAAGATGACATTTCTCAACTCACTCGTGAAGACTGTCGCAGATTCCTCAAAGATAAAG GGATGCGCAGGCCTTCCTGGAACAAATCTCAGGCGATCCAGCAAGTCATTTCTCTCAAAGCACTTCTAGAACCTACCGCCGATGATCTCCCTGCTCCCGTCGGCGTCTCCTCCGCCATtcaccaccatcatcaccaCCACCCTCAACCTCCTCAG AGGAATTTGAATGAAGCTCCGGCGAAGGGTGCCGATCCCGATGATACCGGTTTTCATGCTGTGGAGGATCTTAAGAAATCCACCACTTCAACTGCTGCGGAAAAAGCTACTGAAACGAATGATGCCAATGTTGTTAAACTCTCCGG GGGGTGCGCAGCTAGTGGGTCATTTGGGCAAATGACAATTTTCTACTGTGGTAAAGTGAATGTCTATGATGGAGTCTCACCGGATAAG GCACAATCAATCATGCAGCTTGCTGCATGTCCATCCTCGTTTCCtcaggataatcttttaaataaaaatgcaGCAGTTTGGGCTTCTCCTTGCAACATACCGATTGATAAGGATGTCCTCTTTCCCAATGACACAGCAATCCTTCAGGTTGCTCAAACAG ATAAGATGGTGGAATATCCTCTGCAATACAGGGAGAAAGGGATCGTAGCTCGTGATGCTG AGGGTCAGGCAAGCAGATTAGTGTCGCTGCAGCGATATCGTGAAAAGCGAAAGGACAG GGGAAGATCCAAGGGCAACAAACTGACTGGCATAACTTCATCTAACTTTGAGATGTATTTGAACCTTCCAGCGAAGCTCCATGCCTCAAATGGTAATTCAAGTCGTAGTAGCACTGACTCTCCACCACAGCCTAGACTGCCTCTAGTTTCCGGTGGCTCAGCTGAAAACCAGCCAAAAGTTACCCTTCCCATTGATTTGAATGATAAAG ATGTTCAAGAATGCTAA
- the LOC123914283 gene encoding 1,2-dihydroxy-3-keto-5-methylthiopentene dioxygenase 1 yields MAIEAWFMDDSNEDPRLPHHGNSNEFVSLDQLAELGVLYWKLNPNDYENDQELKKIREARGYNYMDLLDLCPEKVENYEEKLKNFYTEHIHQDEEIRYCLEGCGYFDVRDKNDRWVRIWIKAGDLIILPAGIYHRFTLDTSNYVKLMRLFKGEPVWTAYNRPQEDNPARKEYIKVFNEKTGVPLAAH; encoded by the exons ATGGCGATTGAG GCATGGTTCATGGATGATAGCAATGAAGACCCAAGGCTTCCTCACCATGGCAACTCCAATGAATTTGTTTCCTTGGACCAATTAGCAG AATTGGGGGTTTTATACTGGAAGCTGAACCCTAATGACTATGAAAATGATCAAGAGTTGAAGAAGATTAGAGAAGCCAGGGGATACAATTACATG GATCTGCTTGATTTATGCCCAGAGAAAGTTGAAAATTATGAAGAGAAGTTGAAGAACTTCTACACTGAGCACATTCATCAGGATGAAGAGATTCGTTATTGTTTGGAGGGATGTGGCTACTTCGATGTTCGAGACAAAAACGATCGCTGGGTTCGCATTTGGATCAAGGCCGGTGATCTTATCATTTTACCAGCTGGAATCTACCACCGGTTCACTCTCGACACAAGTAACTATGTGAAG TTAATGAGGTTGTTTAAAGGCGAGCCAGTGTGGACGGCATATAATCGACCACAGGAAGATAACCCTGCAAGAAAGGAATACATTAAGGTCTTCAATGAGAAAACTGGAGTGCCACTTGCAGCTCATTAG
- the LOC123884925 gene encoding uncharacterized protein LOC123884925 isoform X1, producing the protein MASFSLNLTTSLSPSILQRRRFSSSTHPPPPHGSLLQNKKFGVFLLLGLRPFSFNWRMRRTIMSVANQDAREAVKETDETDSMIGVLTEVDSHQVHDKSNEAWSQFARKISGEWDGFGADFSNQGTVIELPESVVPEAYREWEVKVFDWQTQCPTLADTEDRVLQYRSIQLLPTVGCEADAATVYNSDERKVGGENSGVTAFAYQPSGSYVALWQKKDDLIELEYCLINPQDFESRVRIVQRIRVLNNTELKLQGIRVFREQWYGPFRNGDQLGGCAIRDSAFASTPPVTASDITGIWQGSKDVSTFGTANTAIFQELLDDKTQKTVRDGENYVLLPKQLWCSFEQNKDGETLSEVGWLLDHGQAITSSCLFSSTAKLKEISIALETRALEHAE; encoded by the exons ATGGCTTCATTCTCTCTGAACCTCACAACTTCACTTTCTCCATCCATTCTTCAACGACGCCGTTTCTCATCCTCTACtcatccaccaccaccacat GGTTCACTGCtgcaaaataagaaatttgGGGTTTTCTTATTGCTGGGTTTAAGACCATTTTCTTTCAATTGGAGGATGAG GAGAACTATAATGTCTGTAGCCAATCAAGATGCAAGGGAAGCAGTGAAAGAAACCGACGAAACTGATAGCATGATAGGTGTACTGACTGAAGTTGATTCTCATCAA GTACATGACAAAAGTAATGAAGCTTGGTCACAATTTGCCAGAAAAATATCGGGTGAATGGGATGGATTTGGAGCAGATTTCAGTAATCAAGGGACGGTAATCGAACTTCCAGAGTCGGTGGTGCCTGAAGCATACCGAGAGTGGGAGGTCAAAGTATTTGATTGGCAAACTCAATGCCCCACTCTTGCTGACACAGAGGATCGTGTTCTTCAGTACAGGTCCATTCAGTTGCTTCCCACGGTTGGATGTGAGGCTGATGCTGCTACGGTATACAATTCCGATGAGAGAAAAGTTGGTGGAGAAAACAGTGGAGTTACCGCCTTTGCTTACCAACCTAGTGGCTCTTACGTTGCTCTCTGGCAAAAGAAGGATGACTTAATAGAGTTGGAATACTGCTTGATCAATCCTCAAGATTTTGAATCTCGGGTTAGGATTGTTCAGCGTATCCGTGTATTAAATAATACAGAGTTGAAGCTACAAGGTATTAGAGTATTTCGTGAGCAGTGGTATGGACCATTCAGAAATGGCGATCAACTAGGAGGTTGTGCCATTCGCGATTCTGCTTTTGCTTCTACACCACCGGTGACTGCTTCAGATATTACTGGTATCTGGCAGGGATCTAAAGATGTCTCCACTTTTGGCACTGCAAACACT GCGATCTTTCAAGAGCTTTTAGATGACAAAACACAGAAGACTGTTAGAGATGGAGAAAACTATGTATTACTTCCTAAGCAACTTTGGTGTTCATTTGAACAAAACAAGGATGGCGAAACGCTAAGTGAAGTCGGATGGCTTTTAGATCATGGGCAGGCAATCACATCAAGCTGCTTGTTCTCAAGTACTGCAAAGCTAAAG GAAATATCAATAGCATTAGAAACTAGAGCCTTGGAACATGCAGAATAG
- the LOC123884925 gene encoding uncharacterized protein LOC123884925 isoform X2, translating to MSVANQDAREAVKETDETDSMIGVLTEVDSHQVHDKSNEAWSQFARKISGEWDGFGADFSNQGTVIELPESVVPEAYREWEVKVFDWQTQCPTLADTEDRVLQYRSIQLLPTVGCEADAATVYNSDERKVGGENSGVTAFAYQPSGSYVALWQKKDDLIELEYCLINPQDFESRVRIVQRIRVLNNTELKLQGIRVFREQWYGPFRNGDQLGGCAIRDSAFASTPPVTASDITGIWQGSKDVSTFGTANTAIFQELLDDKTQKTVRDGENYVLLPKQLWCSFEQNKDGETLSEVGWLLDHGQAITSSCLFSSTAKLKEISIALETRALEHAE from the exons ATGTCTGTAGCCAATCAAGATGCAAGGGAAGCAGTGAAAGAAACCGACGAAACTGATAGCATGATAGGTGTACTGACTGAAGTTGATTCTCATCAA GTACATGACAAAAGTAATGAAGCTTGGTCACAATTTGCCAGAAAAATATCGGGTGAATGGGATGGATTTGGAGCAGATTTCAGTAATCAAGGGACGGTAATCGAACTTCCAGAGTCGGTGGTGCCTGAAGCATACCGAGAGTGGGAGGTCAAAGTATTTGATTGGCAAACTCAATGCCCCACTCTTGCTGACACAGAGGATCGTGTTCTTCAGTACAGGTCCATTCAGTTGCTTCCCACGGTTGGATGTGAGGCTGATGCTGCTACGGTATACAATTCCGATGAGAGAAAAGTTGGTGGAGAAAACAGTGGAGTTACCGCCTTTGCTTACCAACCTAGTGGCTCTTACGTTGCTCTCTGGCAAAAGAAGGATGACTTAATAGAGTTGGAATACTGCTTGATCAATCCTCAAGATTTTGAATCTCGGGTTAGGATTGTTCAGCGTATCCGTGTATTAAATAATACAGAGTTGAAGCTACAAGGTATTAGAGTATTTCGTGAGCAGTGGTATGGACCATTCAGAAATGGCGATCAACTAGGAGGTTGTGCCATTCGCGATTCTGCTTTTGCTTCTACACCACCGGTGACTGCTTCAGATATTACTGGTATCTGGCAGGGATCTAAAGATGTCTCCACTTTTGGCACTGCAAACACT GCGATCTTTCAAGAGCTTTTAGATGACAAAACACAGAAGACTGTTAGAGATGGAGAAAACTATGTATTACTTCCTAAGCAACTTTGGTGTTCATTTGAACAAAACAAGGATGGCGAAACGCTAAGTGAAGTCGGATGGCTTTTAGATCATGGGCAGGCAATCACATCAAGCTGCTTGTTCTCAAGTACTGCAAAGCTAAAG GAAATATCAATAGCATTAGAAACTAGAGCCTTGGAACATGCAGAATAG
- the LOC123922546 gene encoding 1,2-dihydroxy-3-keto-5-methylthiopentene dioxygenase 2-like, translating to MVSSNKDPREEVIQAWYMDDSNEDQRLPHHKEPKEFVSLDQLAELGVLSWKLDADNPDTDPELKKIREERGYSYLDVCEVCPEKLPNYEEKIKSFFEEHLHTDEEIRYCVAGSGYFDVRDRNEAWIRVLVKKGGLIILPAGIYHRFTLDESNYIKALRFFVGEPVWTPYNRPHDHLPARGQYIKTFVEKDVANHTVDTTA from the exons atgGTTTCCTCCAACAAG GATCCCCGAGAAGAAGTTATTCAAGCATGGTATATGGATGATAGCAATGAAGATCAACGACTTCCCCATCACAAAGAACCCAAAGAGTTTGTCTCATTGGATCAACTTGCTG AACTTGGAGTTCTTAGCTGGAAATTAGATGCCGATAACCCTGATACAGATCCAGAGCTGAAAAAGATCCGTGAAGAACGCGGTTACTCGTACTTG GATGTTTGTGAGGTCTGCCCAGAAAAGTTGCCAAATTATGAAGAGAAGATCAAAAGCTTCTTTGAGGAGCATCTGCACACTGATGAGGAGATCCGCTATTGTGTTGCTGGAAGTG GTTATTTTGATGTGAGGGATCGCAATGAGGCTTGGATCCGTGTATTGGTGAAGAAAGGAGGACTGATCATTTTACCTGCTGGAATTTATCACCGTTTTACATTGGATGAGAGCAattatattaag GCTTTGCGATTTTTTGTTGGTGAACCAGTTTGGACTCCATACAATCGCCCACATGATCATCTCCCTGCAAG AGGGcaatatatcaagactttcgtGGAGAAAGATGTTGCCAACCATACTGTTGACACCACTGCTTAA
- the LOC123922538 gene encoding heat stress transcription factor A-6b-like, which yields MNLHHGGVKEEFVGGSSSFCVVGDPQPMEGLHENGPPPFLTKTYDIVDDPSTNHIVSWSRGNNSFVVWDPQAFSISLLPRFFKHNNFTSFVRQLNTYGFKKVDPDRWEFANEMFLRGQKILLKNITRRRKTNQSQAMQQQALDPSCVEVGRFGLDGIEIDRLRRDRQVLMVELVKLRQQQQNTRTYIEAMEERLKRNEHKQKQMMNFLVRAMQNPNFLQQLVQKKEWRKELEEVFCKKRRRTIDQGPSNVEVGDVEEHANLMNQLEIRDKEIDVEVFWQDLFKEDIEDEVDVEDVQVLVEQLGYLASSLPK from the exons ATGAATCTTCATCATGGTGGAGTTAAGGAGGAGTTTGTGGGAGGAAGTTCTTCATTTTGTGTGGTTGGTGATCCTCAACCAATGGAAGGACTTCATGAAAATGGTCCTCCACCATTCCTTACAAAAACATATGATATAGTTGATGATCCTTCCACAAATCATATAGTTTCATGGAGTAGAGGGAACAATAGCTTTGTTGTTTGGGATCCTCAAGCCTTTTCCATTAGTCTTCTCCCTAGATTCTTCAAGCACAACAATTTCACCAGTTTTGTCAGACAACTTAACACATAT GGATTTAAAAAGGTTGATCCAGATAGGTGGGAATTTGCTAATGAGATGTTTCTAAGAGGACAAAAAATCCTTTTAAAGAACATAACTAGAAGGAGAAAAACAAATCAATCTCAAGCAATGCAACAACAAGCTCTAGACCCTTCATGTGTTGAGGTAGGAAGATTTGGATTAGACGGAATTGAAATCGATCGGTTAAGGCGCGACAGACAAGTTCTAATGGTTGAATTGGTGAAACTTAGACAACAGCAACAAAATACTAGAACTTACATTGAAGCAATGGAAGAAAGGCTTAAAAGAAATGAACATAAACAAAAACAGATGATGAATTTCTTGGTAAGAGCAATGCAAAATCCTAATTTCTTGCAACAATTGGTTCAGAAGAAGGAATGGAGAAAAGAGTTAGAAGAAGTTTTTTGTAAGAAGAGGAGAAGAACTATTGATCAAGGGCCTAGTAATGTTGAAGTAGGAGATGTTGAGGAACATGCTAATCTCATGAACCAACTTGAAATTAGAGATAAAGAGATTGATGTTGAAGTGTTTTGGCAAGATTTGTTTAAAGAGGATATTGAAGATGAAGTAGATGTTGAAGATGTACAAGTATTGGTTGAGCAACTTGGTTATCTTGCCTCTAGTCTTCCTAAATAG